The uncultured Bacteroides sp. genome includes the window AAATACTTGTTGATCACTCTACATCCGCCTAGCTTACAACCGGATATTTTTTGTTCCTATATCTTGCCACAATGGAAAAGCCATCACAGCCCAACTACTTACATATAAGATATAATATAGTCGTATATTGTTATTTATGTCAGAACAATATCTATATTTGCAGGGTAATAGCCTATATATAATAGATATATGATATTATAAACCTAAAAGCATATGATCATGAAAACAAATGTATCCTTAAGAATCTTAGTATTGTCAGTGGTAGCATTAGTATGTAGTTTAACCGTTTCTGCAAGAAACGATAACAACCTCATTTATAACTCCGAGCAAAGAGACGGTATGCTCATTGCACAAACTGTTTATAAGCAAGATGGCAACAGCTTGTCTAACTACATAAAATACAACTACAAGTACGACGACCAAAAACGTATGACAGAGAATGAAACGCTGAAGTGGAACAGCATCAATAATTGTTGGGAAAACGATTTGTCCATCCGCTACAAATACGAGGGCAAAACAGTAACAACTGATTATTACAAATGGAACAATAAAAAAGCTGAATACATATTGGCTCCCGAAATGACAATTACCATGGAGGCTCCGAACCTGTAAACTTAAAACAAACTCTCTTTTAAATTTAACTATTACAAATAAAAGCAGCTAAAGGAGGAATCAGGTATTTCAGCACCGCTCCTCCCCGCCCGCTTTCAGAAAACTCTAACAAGGGCCGGACTAACTCTCCGGCCTTTTCTGTGTCACGTGAAACAAAAAGAAAATTACTGTCTAAAACAAGCATTATCTACATCTATATGTAAGCTGTTTGCAAGTACAATCATCAAATAGTTTCAGCGGAAGACGGAATATAAAGAAAGTAGCGACAAGCACCTTCGTAGTGTACTGATTGCACGGCTCTGTGTGTGGAATTAGAGAAGCGATAACCTTTGCAACGAGGCGTCTTCAGTACTGATTGCACGGCTCTGTTTGTGGAATTGCACGGTGCAATTCGGTTGAAAGAACTAAAATCACAGTCAACTATTCCCAGGGAAGTACAAACAGAATCGTAAAAATCCGCTCTGAGACGGTTGCACTTTGGTAATATGACGGTTGCATTTCGCTAAAGTGCAACCGTCTCAGAGCCAAAGTGCAACCGGCATTTGACAAGGAAGCAACCACCGCCGACACATCTGTCCGCAAAAAAGTACAAGAACGCAGCGAATTCCCCATCGCCCAAAATCGGTTTCATCGTAACAACATCGTATAAAAAAGCACCTCACCGACCCTTTTAACAGGAACAATTGCCATATTCTTTGCATTACCCCGAATAATTCGTACTTTTGCCTTGTTAAGTGCTTAAAATAAAAGAATAATAAAATAGGAATGGCTTTACAATGTGGTATAGTCGGGCTACCGAATGTGGGTAAATCGACTCTTTTTAATTGTTTGTCGAATGCCAAAGCGCAGGCAGCAAACTTTCCTTTCTGTACAATAGAACCAAATGTGGGGGTAATCACCGTGCCCGACGAACGTTTAAATAAACTCGCGGAACTGGTAACCCCGCAACGAATTGTTCCTACTACAGTAGAGATTGTGGACATTGCCGGACTGGTAAAGGGTGCAAGTAAAGGAGAAGGCCTGGGCAACAAGTTCCTGGCTAACATCCGCGAAACGGATGCTATTCTGCACGTGTTGCGCTGCTTTGACGATGATAATGTGACACACGTAGACGGCAGCATAAACCCCGTGCGCGACAAGGAAATTATCGATTACGAATTGCAGTTAAAAGACCTCGACACCATAGAAAGCCGCATGCAAAAGGTGCAGAAACAGGCTCAGACGGGCGGCGACAAGCTAGCCAAACAAACGTACGAGGTACTGGTGAAATACAAAGAAGTACTCGAACAGGGCAAGTCGGCCCGTACCGTGGTGCTCGACACAAAAGATGAACAAAAAATAGCGAAAGACCTCTTTCTGCTGACAAGCAAACCGGTGCTCTACGTGTGCAATGTAGACGAAGCAAGCGCCGTGAGCGGCAACAAATACGTAGAAATGGTACGCGAAGCGATAAAAGAAGAGAATGCGGACATACTCGTGGTAGCAGCCAAAATAGAA containing:
- a CDS encoding DUF3836 domain-containing protein → MKTNVSLRILVLSVVALVCSLTVSARNDNNLIYNSEQRDGMLIAQTVYKQDGNSLSNYIKYNYKYDDQKRMTENETLKWNSINNCWENDLSIRYKYEGKTVTTDYYKWNNKKAEYILAPEMTITMEAPNL
- the ychF gene encoding redox-regulated ATPase YchF, with the protein product MALQCGIVGLPNVGKSTLFNCLSNAKAQAANFPFCTIEPNVGVITVPDERLNKLAELVTPQRIVPTTVEIVDIAGLVKGASKGEGLGNKFLANIRETDAILHVLRCFDDDNVTHVDGSINPVRDKEIIDYELQLKDLDTIESRMQKVQKQAQTGGDKLAKQTYEVLVKYKEVLEQGKSARTVVLDTKDEQKIAKDLFLLTSKPVLYVCNVDEASAVSGNKYVEMVREAIKEENADILVVAAKIESEIAELDTYEEREMFLGEMGLTESGVARLIKAAYKLLNLETYFTAGVQEVRAWTYLGGSKAPQCAGVIHTDFEKGFIRAEVIKYNDFITYGSEAAVREAGKLNVEGKEYVVEDGDIMHFRFNV